CTCCGAGGAGCGCGAGCATCGCCACCGCCGCTCCCATCGTGTGTCGCCAACGCATCGGCATCCTCCCTGGCTCGAGCCTGGAGACTGGAAACGGACGAGGCGGGAAAACGATCTAAGGACGCGACGCCGAGCGGGTCCGCACCACCAGGTCCCCTGTGTAGAGGAGCAGAGCGGCCCAGATGAAGGCGAAGGTGACTTTGCGCGCCGCGGTGAAGGGCTCCCCGTAGGCGAAGATCGCAAGGAGGAGCTGCCCGACCGGCGAGACGTACTGGATGAAGGCCAGGGTCGAGAGCGGCAGCCGGCGCGTGGCGGCGATGAAGAGGAGCAGGGGGACGAAGGAGACGAAGCTCGCGCCGACCAGCAGGAGGTCGGTGGTGCGGTCGACGAGGAGGAAGTGGCTCTCGCCGCGGCCCACGATCCGGACGAGCCAGATGACGGCGGCCGGGAACAGCAGCAGCATCTCGACGAAGAGCCCCGTCAGCGCGTCTACCGCGGCGACCTTGCGCAGCAGCCCGTAGAGGGCGAAGGTGCCCGCCACGCCGAGCGCCAGCCAGGGAACCTGCCCGTGGCGAAAGACGAGGTTCCCCACCCCGACGCCGGCGAAGAGCAGCGCCAGCCCCTGCAATCGAGGCAGCCGCTCTCGCAGAAAGACCACGCCGAAGGCCACGCTGACGAGCGGGTTGATGAAGTAGCCCAGGCTCCCCTCGAGCACGCGGTTCGAGGTCACGGCCCAGATGTAGACCAGCCAGTTGGTCCCGATGAGCGCCGTCGTGAGGACCATCAGGCCGAAGCGGCGGGGCGTGCGGAAGCAGCGCGCCACCTCGGGCCAACCGCGCCGCGCGGTGATCAGCACCCCGAGAAAGAGCACCGACCAGAGGACGCGGTGGCTCACCACCTCCAGCATCGGCACGTGCAACAGGACTTTGAAGTAGATCGGGACCGCGGCCCAGAGGAGAAACGCGCTCAGCGCAAAGGCGATCCCCGAGCCGCGCGGGGACGGTTTCGGCGCGCTGCCGGGCGAGAAGGAGCCTCGAACCGCCGAATCCATGTGCGGCGGGTATACTGCGCACGGCGGCCAGCGGGAAGGGCCTCCGCGTCGCACCGTATACTTCGACCACTCAGGAGGCGCACGATGAAGCGATGGTCCCTAGAACGCCGCGCGGTTTGGAAGCCGTTCGGTCTAGTCCTCGGCCTGGCGGTTGTCGCGGGCCCCGCGGCCGCGCAGGCCCCGACCCCCATGGGCAACGTGCCGAAGAGCTGCACCTTCAAGGGCAAGAAGCTCTACGGCAAGGTGCAGGTGGTGGATGCCTTCCCCGACCTCAAGGTGCAGGTGGTGGACGCCTTCCCCGACGTGAAGGTGCAGAAGGTGACGGCCTTCCCCGACAGCTGCGGCAAGTGGCAGTTCGTGAAGGCCTTCCCCGACTTCAAGGTCCAGTTCGTGAAGGCCTTCCCCGACGTGAAGATCCAGTACGTCAACGCCTTCCCTGGCGTGCCCTAGCGGCAGATCAGGCGCGCGCGGGGGGGCGCTGGCGTCCCCGGCGTGGCTCGGGTCGTCGGAAGGGGGACGGCAGCGAGGCGCCACCCCCGGCGGGATCGTAGAGCGTCAGCTCCCACTCCTCCGTCGCCCGGTCGTAGCGCACGATGTAGAGCGCTCCGTCGCTGCCGCGCAGCTTGAAGGAATCCACGTCCTGCGCCAGCCAGCGGTCCAGCACCTCGAGCACCTCCACCGACCGCCCCTCGAGCTGCAGCTCGCGCGGCTCCCTTTCCGTCGCGTCGCCCTCGACGCCGGATACCGTGGCCCGCCAGAGCACCTCGAGCTTCATGCTTCCGAAGTGTAGCGCGGCCAGTGGACCGACGCAGGTTTCCGCATCCGGGCCTCCAGGCCCGCCGTCGGCGCCTCCCCTACGTGCCCGGCACCGCGCTCTTAGGAATCAGTCCGCGTAGCCTCCACCCGGTCTTCAAGAGCCAGGTTCGGGGTTCGAGCACCGGCGGGTCTCCGTCGGGCGGCACGGGCGTGAGGTCCTTCCACCCGTCGAAGTAGCGCGCCGAGCTGCACGCGTCCAGGTCCCGTCGCGGGACCCACTTGCCCCGGGCCACGCTGTGTTTGCGGGCGTCCTTCAACACGTAGGCGAGGGCGGCCTTCACCTCGCTCGGCGTCCTCAGGATGTGCTGGTGGTAGCGGTCCCGAAAGACCTGCCCCTTGCGGCCCACCGTGCGGTTCAGCGCGTGCGCGAGCCGGATCGCCAGCGCGCGCAGGCCCTTCATCAACACCTCTCGGTCCTTGGCCTCCGTCACGAGGTGCAGGTGGTTCTTCTGGATCGAGTAGTGCGCGAGGTTCAGGCCGAACCGCCCCGCCGACTTCACGAAGGCCTGCTCGATCACTCGGAGCTGCTTCTTGCTCCGCAGGTTCGGCAGCCCCTCCACCACCTTCATCGTGACGTGCACCGGAAACCGACTGGCGAGGAGCGGTCGCGCCCGATGCGGCAGTCCGCTCCCCGGCTGCTTCTTCCTTCCCGCACCCTTTCGCTTCCCGCCCCACCCCGTCGCCTCCCGCATAGGCAACGGGAGCTGCTTCGCAGAACCCGCCGGCGCACGGGTGCCCGAAGGCCGGCCATCTGCCGAGGAGGATTTGCGTTTGCGTGCCATCATGAATAAGGCTAATACTAGCAAATCGCG
Above is a window of Deltaproteobacteria bacterium DNA encoding:
- the rarD gene encoding EamA family transporter RarD, giving the protein MDSAVRGSFSPGSAPKPSPRGSGIAFALSAFLLWAAVPIYFKVLLHVPMLEVVSHRVLWSVLFLGVLITARRGWPEVARCFRTPRRFGLMVLTTALIGTNWLVYIWAVTSNRVLEGSLGYFINPLVSVAFGVVFLRERLPRLQGLALLFAGVGVGNLVFRHGQVPWLALGVAGTFALYGLLRKVAAVDALTGLFVEMLLLFPAAVIWLVRIVGRGESHFLLVDRTTDLLLVGASFVSFVPLLLFIAATRRLPLSTLAFIQYVSPVGQLLLAIFAYGEPFTAARKVTFAFIWAALLLYTGDLVVRTRSASRP